Proteins encoded within one genomic window of Ovis aries strain OAR_USU_Benz2616 breed Rambouillet chromosome 1, ARS-UI_Ramb_v3.0, whole genome shotgun sequence:
- the PSMG1 gene encoding proteasome assembly chaperone 1, whose product MAATFFGEVVRTPCRAGTEDEEEEEEGRRETPEDREVRRQLARKREVRLFRRQTKTTLEVSLLEKHPCSKFIIAIGNNAVAFLSSFVMNSGTWEEVGCAKLWNEWCRTTDTAHLSPTEAFCVFYHLKSNPSVMLCQCSCYVAEDQQYQWLEKVFGSCPRKNMQVTILTCRHVTDYKTSESTSSLHTPFLKALKTQNFKEPPFCSLLEQPNIVHDLPAAVLSYCQVWRIPAILYLCYTDVMKLDLITVEAFKPVLSSRSLKCLVKNIPQSTEILKKLMTTNEIQSNIYT is encoded by the exons ATGGCGGCCACATTCTTCGGGGAAGTGGTGAGGACGCCGTGCCGAGCCGGGacggaggacgaggaggaggaagaggaggggaggagggagacgcCCGAGGATAGGGAGGTCCGGCGACAGCTGGCGCGGAAGAG GGAGGTGCGGCTCTTTCGAAGACAGACAAAAACAACGTTGGAAGTTTCTCTACTGGAAAAACATCCTTGCTCCAAGTTTATAATTGCCATAGGGAATAATGCAGtag CGTTTTTGTCGTCATTTGTCATGAATTCAGGAACCTGGGAAGAAGTTGGTTGTGCTAAACTCTGGAATGAATGGTGTAGGACAACGGACACTGCACACCTGTCCCCCACAGaggctttttgtgtgttttatcaCCTGAAATCGAATCCTTCG GTCATGCTCTGCCAGTGCAGTTGCTACGTCGCCGAAGATCAGCAGTATCAGTGGCTGGAGAAG GTTTTTGGCTCTTGTCCAAGGAAGAATATGCAAGTCACTATTCTTACATGTCGCCATGTTACTGACTATAAAACTTCAGAATCTACCAGCAGCcttcatactcctttcctgaaagCTCTAAAAACTCAGAACTTCAAAGAGCCTCCTTTCTGTTCACTGCTAGAACAACCAAATATTGTCCACGACCTTCCTGCAGCAG TTCTGAGTTACTGTCAAGTATGGAGAATCCCTGCAATTCTGTACTTGTGTTACACTGATGTGATGAAATTAGACCTGATCACAGTCGAAGCTTTTAAGCCTGTGCTTTCTTCCAGAAGCTTGAAGTGTTTGGTTAAG aATATTCCGCAGAGCACAGAGATACTGAAGAAATTGATGACAACAAATGAGATTCAGAGTAACATTTACACGTGA